The sequence AAGTGATTTTGTCATATCCTAATTGCCTAGTTGTGTTCTGTAAATTCCAAATAAGtagaataatacaaaaatatattttaaaatctttatagaatgaaaagaaaaccacattaaTCATTAAATACTCTTGGATTTTCTTTACTCCTCCCAtagatgaatacacaaatataaaaacagatgTACATTTACTTGTGAAGTACAAGTCGCCAACATCCAAGTAATTATACAATTTTTGCTATGTGCAAAGTAGACAGTTCATATTTACTTGCTatggaaagtagagtacaggctTATGGAGAATAATTATTAAACACTGATTATTTTTAAGAACAATGTTGTTGTAAAAATGTACAATAGTACTATTTGGTAATTAtgtacttctctttttaaaagtagATACAGCTTTTAGATATAAATCTTTCAAAGCTATCTTTGAAGAGCTGTGAGGTAACTTATGTTATTTTGGATTTGATGAACAATAATTTATTAAGTAACCTTCTCAGAAAACAAGCCAAGAGagggttgtttctttttttttatttcctccatgtGGTCAGTTTTATTCTTAAGGAAGGCCTAATGCAATAAGAGGATGAATGTCTTAAATCTCCAACACAAGGCTGTGAATTGTCAAATGAAGACACCACCTCTGATATGGATGCTTTCATTCAATCCATGTTCTACCAACTTTATATCTTCTAGATCATCTTTTATGATGCTAATCAAGTGGCTAAGGCCTTCCTGTTGTTGTTTCAAATGCTGCTTGATTTCTCGTAACAGATCTGCATCTATGTAATATCTTTCTTCAGATTTGACTGCCCCAAAATGATTCTGCATTCTGATTTGGGACATCAATTCATTTAGTCGGCCCTTGAACTGAGTAGGTGCATTTAGTTCACACTGAATTGTATCCAGCTGAACTCGTAACTGCTCTTCATCCGCCTGGATGGCATAACCACTCTTCCTCTGAATTTCCTGTTTGATTAGGACCTGTAAGGTTCTATGGGAAAGATCCATGAGTTTCCTCTTGTATTGTGCAATTTTGGCCATAGTTGTAGTCTGATTCTTCTGTAACTCACTAATATCTTCAGATATTATATCTAGTCTGGTCTGATGTTGCTTAGTCATCTGATCTTGAGCTTTCAATCTTCGGAGAAGTTCTTTGAAACCCACCATTGGTACAGGAATTAACTTTTCAGAATCAGGGTTATCTACCTTGGCTTGTTCCCAGATAATAGGATCAACACCAGCAGGAGGATTCTGTAAAAGCTGTTTGATCTGTGCAGGAGAAAGTTCTGTTCTAGTCATAGAAAGAGTGACACCAAGTTGCTGCAACTGTGTTTTTATATTGGCTTGTTCAAAATGAGCATATAATGTTGTAGTTGGAACTCTTCTTGAAGTACCATTTGGAGAACGCTCAACAACATAAATAACGACTTCTGTCTGATCATCTGGCAATGTTTTAATACCATCTACATTTACAGAAAGGGTCTGGTTTCCTCCCAAAACTTTATGCAATGATTCCACCAATTGCTGTTGCTGGCTTCgaatatctgtttcttttttgttgaaaactaaaACCACTAGTCCATCTTCATCTTTATTATTGGGCATACAACTGTAACCTACTGCCTTAAATCGGCAAAAGGGATTTTCTTGTGTGAATTCCACTGGTGGAATGTTATTGTTGAAATATCCTTTTCCTGTGCCCCAAAAAGCCTGCAGCTGATTCCATTTTGCCAAAATAGCATCTCTCTCATCTCCCAATAGTGTTGGAGCAGAAAGGGCACTTGCTGTATTTATCAGTTGGTTGGATTGGGTAGGAGCTTGTGTAGGCTGATTGAAGAGACCACCTAATGtagtttgctgctgctgctgctgctgctgctgcgtaTTAAATCCTCCAAATCCCAATCCGGTTCCTAAACCAGTACCTAAACCAGTACTAGTTCCTGTTGTTGCACCAAAACCAGTACCAAATCCAAACCCTTTGTTCTGAGTACCACCGAAGAGTCCAGTAGTACCCGTGTTAGCTGGAGCAGAAAAGCTGAACGCAGAACCTGTTGTTGTAGATGTTGTCCCAAATCCTCCAAACCCACCTGCACTTGCCAGACTGTTACCAAAATTGAACGGAGGCGCCGAGGTAGTAGAAACACCGAAATTCCCAATATTAAAGTTCACTGCAGGATTAGCAGTTAGTCCGAAACCCCCAAAATTAAACCCACTGGCGGTGGAGTTGGCAGTCTCAAGCCCACCAAATCCTGATAAGCgtgaaggcaaagaaagaaaaatttttaaaggaggagaaagaaaaaaaaagaaaagaaggattaGAAGAATCAGCAGGTTTCACAGAAGTGAACAAAAACAAACTGGACGTTGCTCCAAATGGGTTAAGAAAACACAGGCGGGAAAAAGCAGAAGGAGCAGCAGCGTGAAGACCCATAGGAAGGACCAAAGGGGCTGGGGCAAGGGCTCCAGCCTGTCCgggctcagacagagggagccgCAGAGCAGCTCCCAGAGCCACCCAAACCTATCCGCGTCCAGTTCGGCTGCGGGAGCCAAGAGCTGTCCTTTCCTTTAAGTGCGATGagactcttcctttcttccttcttttaagTAAACTTTGTTTTGGTTATATAAGTAATGTaagattataaatttttaaaataaaaaatgcagaaacTTATAAAGGAAAAGTGAAAGTTCCTGGTAATCTGTCTTGCCATCCCccattctcctcttcttttttttttttttgttggccttaaatgcatttattagaaatcaaaattgaaaacaaagaaaccaagcttTCAAGACCTTGGATAGTGTCAAGGAGAACCCCTCCTCCCCACTCTCTTATCTTGTCCTACAAATTTTCTTAGAAAAGTTTAGTACAAAAAATAAATCCAACTTAAATGGGGGGGGGGCTCCAGATTTTACAGAATATGGATGCATGAAATAAAGATCAGGGTGGAAGGAACTGGATTTGTTATTCAtccttatttaaaaatggataaactcTAAGGCAGGGAATAAAATTTTGGATATACCCACACTGATCCAGCTGTGTTTATGTGTGttgtggggaggtggggtgggcaaGAGGTACGATGCGAATTAGATCATTTTTGTGAAACCACTCTAAACTGTGACAtgctgtacaaatataagattaCCATTAATATTGGTGCTGACTGACTCTGGGGTTGTGGTCTTCTGTGTTTGTCTAAACAGTTGGTTAATACCCATCAGTGGGCCAATGCCAGAGGAACTGGCAAAATGATACCCTGTGCCTCTGTTGTTGCTTCTATTTGCCATTCCAAGAGCTTATTTAATTACCCTCATTAGCTTAATATATACTATGTCAAAAGGGTTAGAAGCAGAACTCAACCTTAGAGAATAAAGAACAGAATGAGTGTGATTGACCATTTATGTGCACAGTTAAAATAACAGACCTGATGTAGGGAATTGAAGAAGCATAAAAGCATAAGCTACTGCTGTCTCAAATACAATAGAGTATGTGACAGCACTCTATAAACTGTAAAGCTGGGTAATAATGCAAAGGATCGTTGTCATCATGACTAGTGAGATTGGCTGTCACCCAGTGACTTAGATGTGATATGCTTCCAGGCAGTTCCGGAAGGGTCCCTAAGCCCCTTTGCTGTACAGGTGCTAGAAAGTGCCATAGAAATACAATCTCCTGATGACTGTAAAAGTCAGGAAACTAAATTTAATAATCCATTTGTCAAGAAGATGGAAGATAATGACCAATTTTGGGGGTAGACAGATAGTTGCCTGCTCAAACAAAGCCTGTATTGAACTATTTTGGAGTGGGAAGGAGCATTGCTATGACAACAGATTACTTATTTGATTTAGAAGAAGGAGAACAGTGCAGCTTAATGGTTCAGAAAGCTGGTGAGAACAATTGTTGGCCCTGGgtatatgttaaaatataaaatgttaggtATGAACTTAAATAATTGAGCACCTCAGTGTATGCTGTAATCTTCTCTCTGTTGAACcaataaaatacaatgtaaataaatttaaaaaacagccaGCGGAGTTTCATGAGAATTGTTCCATATGTATAAGGTGTCCCAAATGAAATTCATATCCTTATTTgctaaaatacaaaaaatgtcgtgtatttaaaaggaaaaaaaacacacccatAGACCTATGTCCATGTGTTTTTATTCCATATGGACCTGAAATTATGGTTGCTGGAAGTTTCTCTTTCTGTAGATGATTAATCTTCTTTATGATTGGTAGTGTGTTTATTTGAAAAGAAGCTACTCTTCAGACCATTTCCAACCCATCACTGTGTTCATGCCTTAGAGAATGAGTAAACAATGGTTTGTATGAAATGACTATTTTCAGTGCATCTGGGGTAGTAGGCCTGAGGCAGATGGTGAAGGCAGAGAGGATCTGGAGGAAGCCTGTGAATACAGAGGCTTTCTCCTGGAGGGAtagctctttccttcttttttttttaaattttttaagataaaagcaAACAGCCCATTTTCTCTGGAGATAGatctcagtgtcttcttttttttttttttttttttttttttctaagcttgaggagttcccatttatctattttctcttttgttgcttgtgctttgggtg is a genomic window of Choloepus didactylus isolate mChoDid1 chromosome X, mChoDid1.pri, whole genome shotgun sequence containing:
- the LOC119523262 gene encoding nucleoporin p54-like, yielding MGPCPESYGKEAAKEKQPRTEGKSPPRNSPDLCTTRLMVSVMEGFGGLETANSTASGFNFGGFGLTANPAVNFNIGNFGVSTTSAPPFNFGNSLASAGGFGGFGTTSTTTGSAFSFSAPANTGTTGLFGGTQNKGFGFGTGFGATTGTSTGLGTGLGTGLGFGGFNTQQQQQQQQQTTLGGLFNQPTQAPTQSNQLINTASALSAPTLLGDERDAILAKWNQLQAFWGTGKGYFNNNIPPVEFTQENPFCRFKAVGYSCMPNNKDEDGLVVLVFNKKETDIRSQQQQLVESLHKVLGGNQTLSVNVDGIKTLPDDQTEVVIYVVERSPNGTSRRVPTTTLYAHFEQANIKTQLQQLGVTLSMTRTELSPAQIKQLLQNPPAGVDPIIWEQAKVDNPDSEKLIPVPMVGFKELLRRLKAQDQMTKQHQTRLDIISEDISELQKNQTTTMAKIAQYKRKLMDLSHRTLQVLIKQEIQRKSGYAIQADEEQLRVQLDTIQCELNAPTQFKGRLNELMSQIRMQNHFGAVKSEERYYIDADLLREIKQHLKQQQEGLSHLISIIKDDLEDIKLVEHGLNESIHIRGGVFI